The following proteins are co-located in the Nitrospinota bacterium genome:
- a CDS encoding ankyrin repeat domain-containing protein, translating into MMEKMFVRVGLAAFLIAFCGTGAFAQKKGAPGPDSLLVSAAVNGDVEALLSALGKKANPNVRDEEGVPVIVHTIMAGHTDAVAALIAAGADVNAKTTGGYTPVMFASGKGVAQTVRTLLDSGADVNARTDHGETALIIASREGEDEAAKILIQGGARVSDANDFGQTPMMTAAGANAEEIVEALAAMGADIDGKDMEGNTPLIYAAESGAEAAIATLILKKAEINKADARGRTPLYAAIQWGRESSAAILIESGANVRARKTDGATPLMIASRRGLEGVMHSLLLKGADINARDNNGDTPLIWSVRANRADAARMLVKRGAKVTIVNRKGETAQTFAKGKKEMLEALKGAGR; encoded by the coding sequence ATGATGGAAAAGATGTTCGTCCGGGTGGGGTTGGCGGCTTTTTTGATCGCGTTTTGCGGCACGGGAGCGTTTGCGCAGAAGAAGGGGGCGCCCGGGCCCGATTCCCTCCTTGTGTCCGCCGCTGTGAACGGGGATGTGGAGGCTTTGCTTTCCGCCCTTGGCAAAAAGGCCAACCCGAACGTACGGGACGAAGAGGGCGTTCCGGTGATAGTCCACACGATAATGGCGGGGCATACGGACGCTGTGGCGGCGCTGATTGCGGCAGGGGCGGACGTGAACGCCAAGACCACCGGAGGTTATACTCCGGTAATGTTCGCTTCCGGGAAGGGAGTGGCGCAGACCGTGCGGACATTGCTGGACAGCGGCGCCGACGTGAACGCCAGAACAGACCATGGCGAGACGGCGCTGATAATAGCGTCTAGGGAAGGGGAGGATGAGGCCGCGAAAATACTGATACAGGGCGGGGCGCGCGTATCGGACGCCAACGATTTCGGGCAGACCCCCATGATGACCGCCGCCGGGGCCAACGCCGAGGAGATAGTGGAGGCGCTGGCCGCAATGGGGGCGGACATTGACGGCAAGGACATGGAGGGGAACACGCCGCTGATCTACGCTGCGGAGAGCGGGGCGGAAGCGGCCATAGCCACTTTGATCCTTAAAAAAGCGGAGATCAACAAGGCCGATGCGCGGGGGCGCACTCCCCTTTACGCGGCGATCCAGTGGGGGCGCGAAAGCTCCGCGGCGATATTGATCGAGTCCGGCGCAAACGTCCGCGCGCGCAAGACGGACGGGGCCACACCCCTTATGATCGCCTCCCGGCGCGGGCTGGAAGGGGTGATGCACTCGCTTCTATTAAAGGGGGCGGACATAAACGCCCGTGACAATAACGGCGACACGCCATTGATATGGTCCGTCCGCGCCAACCGGGCGGACGCGGCGAGGATGCTGGTCAAACGAGGCGCCAAGGTCACGATAGTGAACAGAAAAGGGGAGACCGCGCAGACATTTGCCAAAGGGAAGAAGGAAATGCTGGAGGCGTTGAAGGGGGCGGGGAGGTAA
- a CDS encoding Trm112 family protein encodes MAVDKELLDILACPKCKGDLALTKAGDGLICKACMLQYEIKEDIPIMLIDEAKKLDKLPDGAN; translated from the coding sequence ATGGCGGTTGACAAAGAGTTGCTGGACATCCTGGCGTGTCCAAAATGCAAAGGGGACCTGGCGCTGACAAAAGCTGGCGACGGGCTTATCTGCAAAGCGTGCATGTTGCAGTACGAAATAAAGGAAGACATCCCCATAATGCTCATAGACGAGGCCAAAAAGCTGGACAAACTCCCCGATGGAGCGAATTAG